The Cucurbita pepo subsp. pepo cultivar mu-cu-16 chromosome LG18, ASM280686v2, whole genome shotgun sequence nucleotide sequence TTCTTCCCGAACAGAGAAAACAGCCCCCGATTTCGTGTAGAAAATGAGTAGATTTTGGACGTTGGTCACCCAACTTCATACTCTTTCCGGGTGAGTATAAACGGAACGCCCTCCTAACTTGGATGTTGGTTTTGTCTTTTACGGCTAATTAGTTTGTAATTTTCGTTGTTGATGATTCCCGCAGGCCAGTTTTGATGTTGCTGTATCCACTGTAAgttcatctctctctttctccgtGTGATGCTGTGTTTCTATGTTGTCTCGATTTGATTTGAATCGTTCGCAAAACAACAGTTATGCGTCGGTGGTAGCCATCGAAAGCACATCCAAATTGGACGATGAGCAGTGGTTGGCTTATTGGATCATCTACTCCTTTCTTACTCTCATGGAAATGGTTCTTCAGCCTGTATTAGAGTGGTCAGTGCTAGTTCGAGATGatttccccccttttttttttcttttcagttaCAAGATTTACTGAGGTTGA carries:
- the LOC111779666 gene encoding HVA22-like protein e is translated as MSRFWTLVTQLHTLSGPVLMLLYPLYASVVAIESTSKLDDEQWLAYWIIYSFLTLMEMVLQPVLEWIPVWYSVKLVFVAWLVLPQFKGAAFLYDRFVRQQIKKYGGMGSNSADAKAKNH